A window of the Meiothermus sp. Pnk-1 genome harbors these coding sequences:
- the phnE gene encoding phosphonate ABC transporter, permease protein PhnE, translating into MTTILFYLLIGVGLAALSGVAKGSMRRLVIGGALGILVAFVAFPFSRSSGFLSRETVDPTLLALAPTFPLLLLIPLLIVAALYLALRGGGWAAWGGIIGGGGSALVGLAWYSQPAQLVRLVPLNGLMEGLSALALTLILALLGQNHLRLRLLIYGGAVLLGGLAFWWLNSSGGGHTYLPRMTGYYKLLVPTPSETERKLVEDYNAAIPQKNAILKEIGQPTLEPITSLADLKGSIPQEASEAGYRLLQPARTQYGALALFVLAGLMLGAGLVGLRHPNLQEAGDLRSGMIFAGVVSILLPAFEATEFQLQKLVKGWPFLVGFFHKAWPPNLANPDANIFPLQSVLSEMALTVEIALVGTFLAAIFAVPSSFLAARNLTQGSAFMRGMFAFMRAFYNVDRGVDTLILALVFVAAVGLGPFAGVLAMAIHSIADLGKLYSEAIENVDKGPIEALESTGAAGVNVLRWAILPQVLPLFVSYTLYRFEINFRVSVVLGLVGAGGIGYFIKGAMDAGHYDQMIIGVIAIVIVVNLIDFASSWLRSRLV; encoded by the coding sequence ATGACGACCATCCTGTTTTATCTCCTTATCGGTGTGGGGCTGGCGGCGCTCTCGGGGGTAGCCAAGGGCTCGATGCGCCGCTTGGTGATTGGCGGGGCGTTGGGGATTCTGGTGGCTTTCGTGGCTTTCCCCTTCAGCCGCTCCTCGGGTTTCCTGAGCCGCGAGACCGTGGATCCCACCCTGCTCGCGTTGGCGCCGACCTTCCCCCTTTTGCTCTTGATCCCGTTGCTGATCGTCGCCGCCCTCTATTTGGCCCTGCGGGGCGGCGGCTGGGCGGCCTGGGGTGGAATCATCGGGGGTGGGGGCAGCGCCTTGGTGGGCCTAGCCTGGTATTCCCAACCGGCCCAGCTGGTTCGGCTGGTTCCGCTCAACGGGCTGATGGAAGGCTTGAGCGCGCTGGCCTTGACCCTGATCCTGGCTTTGCTGGGCCAAAACCACCTTCGGCTTCGCCTGCTTATCTATGGAGGGGCGGTGTTGTTGGGGGGGCTGGCTTTTTGGTGGTTGAACTCGAGCGGGGGTGGGCATACCTACTTGCCCCGTATGACGGGCTACTATAAACTCCTTGTGCCCACCCCTTCCGAGACCGAGCGCAAGCTGGTGGAGGACTACAACGCCGCGATCCCCCAGAAGAACGCCATCCTCAAGGAGATCGGCCAGCCCACCCTCGAGCCCATCACCTCGCTCGCGGACCTCAAGGGAAGCATCCCCCAAGAGGCCAGCGAGGCCGGGTATCGCTTGCTGCAACCGGCCCGTACCCAGTACGGGGCGCTGGCCCTCTTCGTGCTGGCGGGGCTGATGTTGGGGGCGGGCCTGGTGGGGCTGCGCCACCCCAACCTGCAGGAAGCGGGCGACCTGCGTTCTGGGATGATTTTCGCCGGGGTGGTTTCGATTTTGCTCCCGGCCTTTGAAGCCACCGAGTTCCAGTTGCAGAAGCTGGTCAAGGGCTGGCCCTTCCTGGTGGGATTCTTCCACAAAGCCTGGCCGCCCAACCTGGCCAACCCCGACGCCAACATCTTCCCCCTGCAAAGCGTGCTTTCGGAAATGGCCCTGACCGTCGAGATTGCCTTGGTCGGGACCTTCTTGGCGGCAATATTCGCGGTTCCCTCGAGCTTTCTAGCGGCCCGTAACCTCACCCAAGGGAGCGCTTTTATGCGCGGGATGTTCGCTTTTATGCGCGCTTTCTACAACGTAGATCGCGGGGTGGATACCCTCATCTTGGCCCTGGTCTTCGTGGCCGCGGTGGGGTTGGGGCCTTTTGCCGGAGTGTTGGCGATGGCCATTCACTCCATAGCGGATTTAGGCAAGCTCTACTCGGAGGCCATCGAAAACGTAGACAAAGGACCCATCGAGGCGCTCGAGTCCACCGGGGCCGCGGGGGTCAACGTGCTGCGCTGGGCGATCTTGCCCCAGGTGCTACCGCTGTTCGTCTCCTACACCCTCTACCGCTTCGAGATCAACTTCCGGGTCTCGGTGGTGTTGGGGCTGGTGGGGGCAGGGGGGATCGGCTACTTCATCAAGGGGGCTATGGACGCGGGCCACTACGACCAGATGATCATCGGGGTGATCGCCATCGTGATCGTGGTCAACCTCATCGACTTTGCCTCGAGCTGGCTGCGCAGCCGGTTGGTCTAG